The nucleotide sequence CCGCGGCGAGGAAGCCGGCGATCACGAGGAAGATCTGCACCGCGAGCCGGCCGTCGTTGGCCAGCCAGCCGAGGAAGTCGGGCGCAAGCGGGAATGCGCCCGCGGGCATCGGCCCGTAGCGCGAGAGGTGATGCCCGACGATCACCGCGCACGCGAGCCCCTTGGCCGCGTCGAGCAGCGGCATGCGCTCCCGCCGCGCGGCGGGAGCAGCTGCGGCTGTCGCCGCGGGTGCCGGCAGGTCGTGCACGCTAGGAACGTGTTCTCAAAGCGCGAGCCGCTGGCGAGCCTCCTGGTATTCGCGCTTGAGCTTCTCGATGAAGACGCCGGCGCTCGACACCTCGCTGATCGCGCCGATGCCCTGGCCCGAGCCCCAGATGTCCTTCCAGGCCTTGGCCTTGCTGCCCTCGCCGCCCGAGAAGCTCATGGTCTTCACGTCGCCCTCGGGCAGGTTCGCCGGGTCCATGCCGGCGTTGACGATGCTGGGCGCGAGGTAGTTGCCGTGCACGCCGGTGAACAGGCTCGAGTAGACGATGTCGTCCGAAGTGCCCTCGACGATGGCCTGCTTGTAGGCGTCGCTCGCGCGCGCTTCCTCGGTGGCGATGAAGGCGGTGCCGATGTAGGCGAAGTCGGCGCCCATGGCCTGCGCCGCGAGCACCGCGCCGCCGGTGGCGATCGAGCCCGACAGCGCGACGGGTCCATCGAACCACTGGCGGATTTCCTGGATCAGCGCGAACGGGCTCTTGATGCCCGCGTGGCCGCCGGCACCGGCCGCCACCGCGACGATGCCGTCGGCGCCCTTCTCGATCGCCTTCTGCGCGAACTTGTTGTTGATCACGTCATGCAAGGTCACGCCGCCGTAGCTGTGGACCGCGTCGTTGACGTCGGTGCGCGCGCCCAGCGAGGTGATGACGATCGGCACCTTGTACTTCACGACCATCTCCATGTCGTGCTCGAGGCGGTCGTTGCTCTTGTGCACGATCTGGTTGATGGCGAAGGGCGCGGCG is from Variovorax paradoxus and encodes:
- a CDS encoding nitronate monooxygenase, yielding MSKLPPVLANLPLPIIGSPLFIISNPKLVIAQCKAGVVGSMPALNARPAAQLEEWLIEITEELAAHNKANPDKPAAPFAINQIVHKSNDRLEHDMEMVVKYKVPIVITSLGARTDVNDAVHSYGGVTLHDVINNKFAQKAIEKGADGIVAVAAGAGGHAGIKSPFALIQEIRQWFDGPVALSGSIATGGAVLAAQAMGADFAYIGTAFIATEEARASDAYKQAIVEGTSDDIVYSSLFTGVHGNYLAPSIVNAGMDPANLPEGDVKTMSFSGGEGSKAKAWKDIWGSGQGIGAISEVSSAGVFIEKLKREYQEARQRLAL